CATTATTTGTCAATACATTGCTTTAATAATTATTTAACTTATTCCAATTTTATTAGAAATAATATGCTATGATAGATTTAATCACTTGAAAGGAGTCCTGCATGGAAATCATTCATCACTTTCACAACGCACAACCTATTGTTGTTAGTAACCAAGCAGCTGTTCTAACTAATGTTAATTTTCAAGTTGCAGTGCCTTGTAAATTAAATCAAGAATTATTAACCGATAATTTAGTTAAAGATGATAGTCAAAATATTTACTTCGATACTTCACAAGGATTGCTTTTATTTAGCGATGCATATTTTAAAGGATTAAATTATTTTAATAAACTTGTACTTTTTACTCAAGTTAAATGGGGAAAAGTCAAAAACTGCCACGGAACTAGTTTTTATTCCCAGCAGCATCAACTACTTAAAAAGTTACCATTAACCAGTAATTTGCAATTTATCGGTCAGGGAGAAGATATATTTCAGCAAACTTGGCTTATAACTTCAGCTGGTACTTGGGTTAATAAATGTGATATCTGGCTTGACGGCGAGCCGTTAATTACACGTACTCATGATTTATGCCAAGAAAAAACGCTGATTGTTAATCCTTGCGGCACAATTGCGTGCAATCACTTAGGGCAAAACTTGCAGAAAATTAACCAAGCAACATCGCTACAGATTAAAGCAATCAAAGAGGATATATTTGGCAATGAATATCTTCAAATTGCTCCCGATACTTTTATTCCGACAACTGATTGCATCTTGCATAACTATCCCAGCCACTTAACCCCCCAGCAACCACACCTGCTTATTACCGAAAATATTAACCAGATGTTTTGGGGCGTTCAAAACGGTTGTGAAGCTGCCGCCTTATTAATGGGACTTCATTACCAGCACAAGTTGGAAACAACGGATTATCAAACTTTTATCGATGAAATGCCGCTGGCTCCAGATTATAATCCGTATCATGGTTTTGGCGGTTCACCTTACGAAAATGTCACGGGACGTTTTGAAGCAATCTTTCCGTCTGCCTTATTAAATTGGGGACGTAAATTTACAGACTTGCGTGACTTAACTGGCGCACACGAGTCAGACCTCATTGCCGCTATTAAACGCGGCAACCCTGTCCTAACCTATGTCACTACTAATTTCACTCAACCAGATCCAGACACTTATCCGTGGGGCAAAACATACAAAAATAACCACGCCGTTTTATTAGACGGCTTTAGCGAAGATTTGTTTCATGTTTCCGACCCAATTGATGGTCATTACTGGCTGACTAAGGCAGCTTTTATGCAAGCATACAAGGTTAGAACATGGGCCATCGAAATTATGTAGAGCAATGTTTTTAAAGAAAGAAGAAAAATTATGGGACTTAATAAACCACTTTTAAATGCACTTAGCGACGCCAAACAAGGTCCGCAAAATTTAATTACTGATGTTGCCGGCATTACTGTTGGTCACAAAACATTAAAAACTGACCGGTTGAACACGGGTGTAACAGTAATTAAACCTTGCCAAGATAATATTTTCAGGGAAAAAATGCCAGCCGCTGTTCAAGTAATCAATGGTTTTGGCAAGAGTACCGGACTAGTGCAAGTCGAAGAACTTGGAACGATTGAAACGCCACTGGTCTTAACTAACACTCTAAGTGTCGGGACTGCTTATACTGCTTTAGTTAAGCAAATGCTTGCCGAAAATCCTGAGATTGGAACGACAACTGGTAGTGTTAATCCAATTATTATGGAATGTAATGACAGTACCATCAACCATATTCGTGATTTAGGTGTAACAGAAGCTGACGTTAACGATGCCTTTGCGGCAGCTGACACAAGTTTTGAAGAAGGACCTGTTGGCGGCGGCACTGGTATGTGCTGTTACGACCTAAAAGGTGGTATTGGTTCTTCTTCACGGCAAGTTGAAATCGATGGTAAAACCTTTACTATGGGGGCACTTGTAATGTCCAACTTTGGCTTTGGCGAAGACTTAAACATTTACGGCGAACATATTGGTCAAAAAATCACGCAAATGAGAAAGGATAAGGAAAAAGGCAGTATTATCACAATTATTGCTACCGATATTCCGTTTAATTCCCGGCAGCTAAAGCGAATTGCACGCCGCTCAAGCGTAGGAATTACCCGTAGTGGCTCCTTCACTGGTAACGGCAGCGGTGAAATCACCCTTGCCTTTTCAACAGCCAATCGTGTAAGTCACTTCCCGGAAACAGAGTTAAGCTCGATTCAAGCGATCACCGATGACAAGATTGACCGCTACTTCCGAATTACCGTTGACATTGTTAATGAAGCCATTCTAAGTTCATTAGCCCACGGTAAAACTTTTATCAATTGCGATGGTAAACCTGTTTACGGTTTACCAGATGCGTTAAACGAGTTGGGTGACGACCCAGATGCAACCAAGTTAAAGGAACAATTGGGACTTTAATTAATCTCGGCTAACACAATAAGTCATGAAGCTTAACTGCTTCATGACTTATTTTTCTTAACGACATTCCTGTTACCGGTAACGACAATTTTACCCTCTAGTTAAATGCTATAATGATTACCAATAATAGCGATTACATTTTATAGGAGAAAATATCATGACACCGTGGTGGAAAAAAGCAGTTATCTATCAAATTTATCCCAAATCCTTCCAAGACAGTAATGGCGACGGAATTGGTGACCTGCGCGGAATCATCTCGCGCCTTGATTATTTACAAAAGTTAGGGATTGATGCCATCTGGCTATCTCCTATTTACCTATCGCCGGGTGTTGATAACGGTTATGACATTGCAGATTACGAAAAAATTGACCCGCAATACGGCACAATGACTGAGATGGAACAATTAATTGCTGAGGCAAAAAAGCGGAACATTCGAATCATTATGGACCTCGTAGTTAACCATACTTCAGATAAACATCCATGGTTTATTGAAGCGCGAAAGAGCAAGACTAATCCTTACCGCGATTTTTATATTTGGCGTGATCCAGTTGATAACCACGAACCTAATGATTTGAAGTCGGACTTTTCTGGATCGGCTTGGCAGTACGACCAGCAGACTAAACAATATTATCTTCACTTTTTTGCGGCCCAACAACCTGACTTAAATTGGAAAAACCCTAAATTACGCCAAAAAATCTATGACATGATGAATTTTTGGTTAGATAAGGGCATCGGCGGGTTTCGCATGGATGTTATTGAGTTAATTGGGAAAGACCCGGATAAGAAAATCCGTGAAAATGGCCCCAAGTTGCACACTTACATTCAAGAAATGCACGAACACACATTAGCTCATCGCAACGTTATGACTGTCGGCGAAACTTGGAGTGCCGACATTAAAGGCGCTACGCAATATTCCGATCCTGACAGGCATGAACTATCAATGGTCTTTCAATTTGAAGATCAAGGAATTGACCAGCAAGTTGGCAAGTCCAAGTGGGACTTGCGTCCTTTTAACATCAGTGAACTCAAGAAAATCTTCATTAAATGGCAAACTGAACTTGATTATAACCATGCTTGGAACAGTCTTTTTTGGGAAAATCACGATATCCCGCGAGTTATTTCTCGCTGGGGCAATGACAACAAGTACCGCGTGCAATCAGCTAAAATGTTTGCAATTGCCCTGCATCTGATGCACGGTACACCATATATTTTTAATGGCGAAGAAATTGGTATGACTAATTGTCCTATCCACGACATCAGTGAAGTCGAAGACCTTGAGAGCATCAATATGTATCATGAGCGGCTTAAGGCAGGCTACACTAAAGAAGAATTAATTCACGCAATTAATGTTAAGGGGCGCGACAATGCCCGCAGACCAATGCAGTGGTTAAATGAGAAGAATGCTGGCTTTTCTAGTGCTAAGCCGTGGCTTGCAACTAACCCTAATTACCGCGAAATTAACGTTAAACAGGCTTTAGCTGACCCTAATTCAATCTTTTATACTTACCAGAAGTTAATTAAACTGCGCCATGAACATGAGATTGTCATTAACGGCAGCTTTGAGCCCATCACTACTAATGACAATATCTTAGCTTACTACCGCCAACTAAATAAAAAGCGCTGGCTGATAGTTGCTAATTTCAGTGATCAAGAAACCGCGTTTTCATCTGCCGACACAATTCAAGAAGTGTTAATTTCTAATTATCCTGAGCGCCAAACTCTTCAAAACATTACCTTGCAACCCTATGAAGCATTTGCTATCAGTGTTAAGTAATAAAAATAAGCCATGAGATTTCATGGTTTATTTTATATTTATAATTATTACTAATTTCTTGTGTTATACTTTTTATGGAATTAATATGATGTTTTGTCTAACACGAAACATTGAATGTGTAACAAGTTAGTCACTTGTTATGTATATGGGGCGATCTCAGTTGATCGCTTTTTTGTTGCATTCAAAAAACCTCTCAGTATTTACTGAGGGGCTTATTTTTTATATTTGCGTTTGATAAAGTGCAGCCGTTTTTTCATCGAATGCACACATTATTACTTCAATATTATATGATGCGTTCTTTTGCAGCCAGCTATTTACCGTTCTAAAAGCAATCATCGCTGCTCGCCGCGCTGGAAAGCCGTAGGCAC
The sequence above is a segment of the Lactobacillus sp. ESL0677 genome. Coding sequences within it:
- a CDS encoding C39 family peptidase — encoded protein: MEIIHHFHNAQPIVVSNQAAVLTNVNFQVAVPCKLNQELLTDNLVKDDSQNIYFDTSQGLLLFSDAYFKGLNYFNKLVLFTQVKWGKVKNCHGTSFYSQQHQLLKKLPLTSNLQFIGQGEDIFQQTWLITSAGTWVNKCDIWLDGEPLITRTHDLCQEKTLIVNPCGTIACNHLGQNLQKINQATSLQIKAIKEDIFGNEYLQIAPDTFIPTTDCILHNYPSHLTPQQPHLLITENINQMFWGVQNGCEAAALLMGLHYQHKLETTDYQTFIDEMPLAPDYNPYHGFGGSPYENVTGRFEAIFPSALLNWGRKFTDLRDLTGAHESDLIAAIKRGNPVLTYVTTNFTQPDPDTYPWGKTYKNNHAVLLDGFSEDLFHVSDPIDGHYWLTKAAFMQAYKVRTWAIEIM
- a CDS encoding P1 family peptidase yields the protein MGLNKPLLNALSDAKQGPQNLITDVAGITVGHKTLKTDRLNTGVTVIKPCQDNIFREKMPAAVQVINGFGKSTGLVQVEELGTIETPLVLTNTLSVGTAYTALVKQMLAENPEIGTTTGSVNPIIMECNDSTINHIRDLGVTEADVNDAFAAADTSFEEGPVGGGTGMCCYDLKGGIGSSSRQVEIDGKTFTMGALVMSNFGFGEDLNIYGEHIGQKITQMRKDKEKGSIITIIATDIPFNSRQLKRIARRSSVGITRSGSFTGNGSGEITLAFSTANRVSHFPETELSSIQAITDDKIDRYFRITVDIVNEAILSSLAHGKTFINCDGKPVYGLPDALNELGDDPDATKLKEQLGL
- a CDS encoding alpha-glucosidase, translated to MTPWWKKAVIYQIYPKSFQDSNGDGIGDLRGIISRLDYLQKLGIDAIWLSPIYLSPGVDNGYDIADYEKIDPQYGTMTEMEQLIAEAKKRNIRIIMDLVVNHTSDKHPWFIEARKSKTNPYRDFYIWRDPVDNHEPNDLKSDFSGSAWQYDQQTKQYYLHFFAAQQPDLNWKNPKLRQKIYDMMNFWLDKGIGGFRMDVIELIGKDPDKKIRENGPKLHTYIQEMHEHTLAHRNVMTVGETWSADIKGATQYSDPDRHELSMVFQFEDQGIDQQVGKSKWDLRPFNISELKKIFIKWQTELDYNHAWNSLFWENHDIPRVISRWGNDNKYRVQSAKMFAIALHLMHGTPYIFNGEEIGMTNCPIHDISEVEDLESINMYHERLKAGYTKEELIHAINVKGRDNARRPMQWLNEKNAGFSSAKPWLATNPNYREINVKQALADPNSIFYTYQKLIKLRHEHEIVINGSFEPITTNDNILAYYRQLNKKRWLIVANFSDQETAFSSADTIQEVLISNYPERQTLQNITLQPYEAFAISVK